GCAGTGAAGATGTCTTTCAAGTTAAGAACAAACATTAAACTCTTGTTATAAAAACTCATGGATGACTCCTGCTCTGTTTTCCCCAAATCACAAGACAAAAGGTGCCCCTCTCCAAGAATTACCGTGAACGTTTTCCACATGCTTCTAAAATACATCCTCATGCTCGTTGACTCGAATCAGAACAAGGAATCAGTGTCGGACCAATTCTTTGTCTAAAGAGGAACAATATGAAACTTGTTCTATCAAACAGCGTTTAAGTCGGCAATGGACAAGTTGGAGAAGAGGAGTGTAAGGTTGAGGGGCCAATATCGACTGTTAGGTCCCGTTCGTTGAACAAATTTGATGCCGTAGCGTGCCATTTGCTTAACAAGAATCTGATTTATTTGACTTCCAAGCATTAACTTTGCGCGTGAACAGTAGTTTTTCTATCGCATGGTTGATTACGAACCCAAGAACAATGAGCAGAGATGTTTGGAAGGATAGAAAACTGTGTTCCTTGCCGTATTCACAAATCTTAACGGATTCAATAAGCAGTGAAATCAAGGAAATAAAACAAATTAATCCCTgaaaaagtgttttttttttggtaattgGCATGCTGAAATTAGTTGGGGATATAGTCCTTGTCTACTTTGACAGGCGGAGCGCCGGCGTCGGCGCCGGTTGCTGCCGCGGCGAGCTCCAGCGTCGTCGCTCCGTCCTTCTTGCTGCCGCTCCTCAGTTTGATCATACCGTACAGCTTCTTGAACTCCTTGATGGACTCCTTTCCGAACCCCATGGCGGCGCCGCCGACGCCAACGTTGCTGGGGTCGCCGATAGCGGTGGCAGGATCCTCGCACCGCCTGCCCGAACCGCTCTCGCTCAGCCTTCGACCGGCGGAGCTGGTGCGCACTACGGCAGAGGCCGTCTGCTGCTGGAGCGTGTTGATGACTGACTTCAATGCGCGGCTCGGGGAAGCACGGTTGGCGATCATGATCTCGCCGACTTCCGCCGGACTGATCCTGACGCCGCTTTGGAACACCTCTTCCACCTGCTGGTACAGCTTGTGGTCTTTGAGGCCAAGGTAGCTGCTCGCCAGAGTCTTGAAGGCGGCGAAGTCGCAGAGGGGGAAGTGGATATGCACGTCGAGGCGCCCCGGCCGCAGCACCGCCGGCTCCATCCCGCCGGCATCGGAGTTCATGGTGAAGACCATCACCCGCTCCTCACCGCAGCAGGAGAAGATGCCATCCATGAAATTGAGAATCCGGGTGAGCTGCAGCGACTCGCCCTCCTCGCCGACGCCCTTGCCCTTGAGGTGCCGATCGAGATCCTCGACGAGTATGATCGACCTTGGGGTCGTGCTGAGGAGGAGCCCTTTGAGATCGGCACCATCCGCATCCCCGGCGGCGGAGACATGGGAGAGGTCGACGTCGTAGATGTCATAGCAGAGGAATTTGGCCATGGCGGCAACAAAGGTCGATTTCCCGGTGCCGGGGGGACCGTAAAGGAGATAACTCCGCCGCCACACCCGGCCGAGACGGTGATAGTAGTCGCGGCCCTTCAGGAACGACTCCATGTCGGCACGGACACGCATCTTGAGATCCTCATCCATCGCCATCGAATCGATCGTGGCGGGGTGTGTGAAGGGCAACGATCGCCACCGCGGGTTTCCTCCAGAGCAGATATACAACCTCACGTCCCTTCGCCGGAGCTCGAGGTCATCGGCGACGGACTCGACGTGCTGGAGGTAAGGGCGGAGGACGCGGGTGCGATCTTGGCGGCGAAGCCGGAGGACGAAGCGCGGAGCGCCTCCGCTGGCGGCCGCAGGGGCGTTGGTCCAGGCGACGCGGGCGCCGAGGAAGGAGTCAACGGCCGAGTGACCGGGGCCGAGGAGAAGAAAGAAGTCGTTGGGCTTGCGACCGGAGGAGAAGAGCGTGACGGCCGCGGAGTCTTCGAGGGAA
This window of the Zingiber officinale cultivar Zhangliang chromosome 3B, Zo_v1.1, whole genome shotgun sequence genome carries:
- the LOC121967565 gene encoding AAA-ATPase At2g46620-like; translation: MIPAVSLTSLAMSVVGGVVLLRIALSLKSLLFWLGRWWRWAEQRTQAYQSFEIPRYGEKGQENPLYRRVATYVAALPSLEDSAAVTLFSSGRKPNDFFLLLGPGHSAVDSFLGARVAWTNAPAAASGGAPRFVLRLRRQDRTRVLRPYLQHVESVADDLELRRRDVRLYICSGGNPRWRSLPFTHPATIDSMAMDEDLKMRVRADMESFLKGRDYYHRLGRVWRRSYLLYGPPGTGKSTFVAAMAKFLCYDIYDVDLSHVSAAGDADGADLKGLLLSTTPRSIILVEDLDRHLKGKGVGEEGESLQLTRILNFMDGIFSCCGEERVMVFTMNSDAGGMEPAVLRPGRLDVHIHFPLCDFAAFKTLASSYLGLKDHKLYQQVEEVFQSGVRISPAEVGEIMIANRASPSRALKSVINTLQQQTASAVVRTSSAGRRLSESGSGRRCEDPATAIGDPSNVGVGGAAMGFGKESIKEFKKLYGMIKLRSGSKKDGATTLELAAAATGADAGAPPVKVDKDYIPN